GGGAGGTCGTCCGGCTGACGCCGGAGTTCGTCGAGACGGGCCCGAGCCACGACGACCTGCTGGCGCTCGCGGACGCCGTGCGGGAGGCCGGGCGCCCCGCCCCGCAGCCCGCGGTGGCCGCGGCGGACGGGCTGCCGTCCCCGGCCGGGCCGGAGCCGGGCCGCCGCCGGGGGCACCTGCGGGTGCTGCGCGGCGAGGAGGACTGACGGTCGTGCCGGCAGCCGGGGGCGGTGGCGCGGGACGGCGTCCGGGCCGGCGCGCCCGGGCGACGGACACGCCGCTCGGCTCGCTGAGCCACGCCGCCGCGGAGCACGCCCCGGGCACCGGCTCCTGCGAGGTCTGCGCGTCGACCCGCCTGACCCGGCTGCACCTGACGCTCGCGGACGGCACCGACGTCACGTTCGTGTCCTGCCACGACTGCGAGCACCGCGCGTGGTTCCCGCTCGACGGCGACGGCACGTCCCTGTCCCGCGAGGACGTGGTGCGCCGCTCGGCGCGCGACTGACCGCCCGGCGCGGCGTGGACGACGGCCTCAGGGTCGTGGGACGGCAGGCGGCGATGGGATAGCGTGACCGTCGTGCCCGAGACGCCCGCGCTGCCTGACCTGACCGGCCTCATCAAGGCCTACGACGTGCGGGGCACGGTCCCCGACCAGCTGAACGCCGACGTGGCGCGCGCCATCGGCGCGGCGTTCGCCGAGGTCGTCGTGCTGCCCGAGGTGCGCGAGGGCGCCCGGCCCCGCGTGGTGGTCGGCAACGACATGCGCCCGTCGGGGCCCGAGCTGGTCGGCGCGTTCGCCGACGGCCTCGCGGGCCGCGGCGTCGACGTGGTCCGCATCGGCCTGTGCTCGACGGACGGCCTGTACTTCGCCTCCGGCCGGCTGGACGTCCCCGGTGCCATGTTCACCGCGAGCCACAACCCGGCGGAGTACAACGGCATCAAGCTCTGCCGGGCGGGCGCGCGTCCCGTCGGCCAGGACACGGGCCTCGCGGCCGTGCGGGACCTCGCGGCCCGGTACCTGCGCGACGGCGTCCCGGCCGACGCCGGGCAGCGCGGCGAGGTCACCGAGCAGGACCTCCTCGCCGACTACGCGGCGTTCCTGCGCGGCCTGGTCGACCTGTCGGGCATCCGGCCGCTGAAGGTCGTGGTGGACGCCGGCAACGGCATGGGCGGCTTCACGGCCCCCGCGGTGCTCGGCACCGGCGCGGGCCTGCCGGAGCTGCCGCTCGAGGTCGTGCCGCTGTACTTCGAGCTGGACGGGACGTTCCCCAACCACGAGGCGAACCCGCTGGAGCCGGAGAACCTGCGCGACCTGCAGAAGGCCGTCGTCGAGCACGGCGCGGACATCGGCCTGGCGTTCGACGGCGACGCCGACCGCTGCTTCGTCGTCGACGAGAACGGCGACCCGGTCAGCCCGTCGGCGATCACGGCGCTCGTGGGCCTGCGCGAGATCGAGCGGGAGAAGGCCGAGGGCCGCACGCCCACGGTGATCCACAACCTCATCACGTCGATGGTGGTCCCGGACCTGGTGACGGCCGCCGGCGCGAAGGCCGTCCGCACCCGGGTCGGCCACTCGTTCATCAAGGCGCAGATGGCCGAGTCGCAGGCGGTGTTCGGCGGCGAGCACTCCGCGCACTACTACTTCCGTGACTTCTTCTTCGCGGACACCGGCATGCTGGCGGCGCTACACGTCCTCGCGGCGCTGGGCGGCCAGCCGCACCCGCTGTCGGCGCTCGCCGAGCAGTACCAGCCCTACAGTGCGTCCGGGGAGATCAACTCCCGGGTGGCCGACGTCGCCGCCGCCCGCGCCCGCGTGGTCGAGGCGTACGTGACGCAGCAGGGCGCCGGGCCGGTCACGGTCGACGAGCTCGACGGCCTGACGGTCTCGCACTGGGACGGCCAGCCGCAGTGGTGGTTCAACCTGCGCGCGTCGAACACCGAGCCGCTGCTGCGGCTCAACGTCGAGGCGGCGGACGAGGACGTCATGGAGAAGGTGCGCGACGACGTGCTCGCTCTGGTCCGGCAGGAGGGCTGAGACGTGGCGGACACGACCGGCCTGGCGCCCTGGGTGCGCGAGCTGCTGCGCTGCCCGGTGACGGGCGCGACGCTCGTCGACGGCGTCGGCCCCGGAGGCGAGCCCGAGCTCGTCTCGACCGACCCGGACCGGCCGCTGGCGTACCCGGTGCGCGACGGCATCCCCGTCCTCCTCGCCGACGAGGCCCGCGCGGTCTAGCATCTCCGCTCGGGCCCCCGCGCAGGTCGGCCCCGGGGGACGGTGGTCGCCCGACCACCAGCGGGAGGACCGGCATGGCGCACGGCGGCGGGAACAGGGCGATCATCGCGGCGCTGTCCGCGAACCTCGGGATCGCGGTGACGAAGTTCGTCGCGTTCCTGCTCACCTCGTCCAGCTCGATGCTCGCGGAGTCGGTGCACTCCCTGGCCGACTCCGGCAACCAGCTGCTGCTCCTGCTGGGCGGCCGGCGGGCCCGGCGGGCCGCGGACGAGGAGCACCCGTTCGGCTACGGGCGCGAGCGCTACATGTACGCGTTCATCGTCGCGATCGTGCTGTTCAGCCTCGGTGGCCTGTTCGCGCTGTACGAGGCGTGGCACAAGTTCGCGGAGCCGCACCCGATCGAGTCGTGGCAGTGGGTGCCGATCGTCGTGCTGCTGGCCGCGATCGGCATGGAGGGCTTCTCGTTCCGCACCGCCATCCGCGAGGCGAACCACACCCGCGGGAAGCAGGGCTGGGTGTCGTACATCCGCACGGCGAAGGCGCCGGAGCTGCCGGTGGTGCTGCTGGAGGACTTCGGCGCGCTGATCGGCCTGGTGCTCGCGCTGTTCGGCGTGTCGATGACGCTGGTCACCGACGACGGGCGCTGGGACGCCGTCGGGTCGGCGGCGATCGGCGTGCTGCTGGTCGTCATCGCGGTGGTGCTGGCCGTCGAGACGAAGAGCCTGCTGCTCGGCGAGTCCGCGTCCCGCCGCGACGTCGAGGCGATCCGGGGCGCCCTGGTGGGAGCCGGCGTGCCGTCGGTCATCCACCTGCGGACCCTGCACCTGGGCCCGGAGGAGCTGCTGGTCGCGGCGAAGATCGAGGTCGACGCCACCGACTCCGCGGCGGACGTCGCGACGGCGATCGACGCGGCCGAGCAGCGCGTGCGGTCGGCGGTGCCGATCGCCCGGGTC
This is a stretch of genomic DNA from Cellulomonas sp. ES6. It encodes these proteins:
- a CDS encoding phosphomannomutase/phosphoglucomutase gives rise to the protein MPETPALPDLTGLIKAYDVRGTVPDQLNADVARAIGAAFAEVVVLPEVREGARPRVVVGNDMRPSGPELVGAFADGLAGRGVDVVRIGLCSTDGLYFASGRLDVPGAMFTASHNPAEYNGIKLCRAGARPVGQDTGLAAVRDLAARYLRDGVPADAGQRGEVTEQDLLADYAAFLRGLVDLSGIRPLKVVVDAGNGMGGFTAPAVLGTGAGLPELPLEVVPLYFELDGTFPNHEANPLEPENLRDLQKAVVEHGADIGLAFDGDADRCFVVDENGDPVSPSAITALVGLREIEREKAEGRTPTVIHNLITSMVVPDLVTAAGAKAVRTRVGHSFIKAQMAESQAVFGGEHSAHYYFRDFFFADTGMLAALHVLAALGGQPHPLSALAEQYQPYSASGEINSRVADVAAARARVVEAYVTQQGAGPVTVDELDGLTVSHWDGQPQWWFNLRASNTEPLLRLNVEAADEDVMEKVRDDVLALVRQEG
- a CDS encoding cation diffusion facilitator family transporter; the protein is MAHGGGNRAIIAALSANLGIAVTKFVAFLLTSSSSMLAESVHSLADSGNQLLLLLGGRRARRAADEEHPFGYGRERYMYAFIVAIVLFSLGGLFALYEAWHKFAEPHPIESWQWVPIVVLLAAIGMEGFSFRTAIREANHTRGKQGWVSYIRTAKAPELPVVLLEDFGALIGLVLALFGVSMTLVTDDGRWDAVGSAAIGVLLVVIAVVLAVETKSLLLGESASRRDVEAIRGALVGAGVPSVIHLRTLHLGPEELLVAAKIEVDATDSAADVATAIDAAEQRVRSAVPIARVIYLEPDLRHATAPAP
- a CDS encoding DUF3499 domain-containing protein, whose amino-acid sequence is MRPVRQCTRTACGRPAVATLTYVYADSTAVLGPLATLAEPHSYDLCAEHASRLTAPRGWEVVRLTPEFVETGPSHDDLLALADAVREAGRPAPQPAVAAADGLPSPAGPEPGRRRGHLRVLRGEED